A single window of Canis lupus familiaris isolate Mischka breed German Shepherd chromosome 7, alternate assembly UU_Cfam_GSD_1.0, whole genome shotgun sequence DNA harbors:
- the SUCO gene encoding SUN domain-containing ossification factor isoform X3: protein MFIKYIKVELVSHFGSEHFCPLSLIRVFGTSMVEEYEEIADSQYQSERQELFDEDYDYPLDYNTGEDKSSKNLLGSATNAILNMVNIAANILGAKTEDLTEGNKSISENATATAAPKMPDLAPVSTPVPSPEFITTEGHIHDTELSSPDTPKESPIVQLVQEEEEEASPSTVTLLGSGEQEDESSPWFESETQIFCSELTTICCISSFSEYVYKWCSVRVALYRQRSRTAVGKGKDRLVLAQPPLLLPAESVDVLVLQPPSGDLDSKRKEKDAETIDLGDLSSMNQGDLINHSADAIELEPSHPQTLSQSLILDVTPEIHSLSKIEVSEPIKYETGPTPSQVIPQESSVEVDNETEKKSESFTSIEKPPVIYETNKLNEVMDNTVKEDMNSLHIITKLSETIVPPVNTATMPDSEDGEAKLNIADTPKQILTPIMDSSSLPEVREEEQSPEDALLRGLQRTATDFYAELQNSTDLGYSNGNLVHGSNQKESVFMRLNNRIKALEVNMSLSGRYLEELSQRYRKQMEEMQKAFNKTIVKLQNTSRIAEEQDQRQTEAIQLLQAQLTNMTQLVSNLSTTVAELKREVSDRQSYLVISLVLCVVLGLMLCMQRCRNNSQFDGDYISKLPKSNQYPSPKRCFSSYDDMNLKRRTSFPLIRSKSLQLTGKEVDPNDLYIVEPLKFSPEKKKKRCKYKTEKIETIKPADPLHPVANGDLKGRKPFMNQRDFSNMGEVYHSSYKGPPSEGSSETSSQSEESYFCGISACTSLCNGQSQKTKTEKRALKRRRSKVQDQGKLIKTLIQTKSGSLPSLHDIIKGNKEITVGTFGVTAVSGHI, encoded by the exons atGCCATTCTAAATATGGTGAATATTGCCGCTAATATTCTGGGAGCAAAAACTGAAGACCTGACAGAAG gaaataaaagtatATCTGAGAATGCCACTGCCACAGCTGCACCTAAAATGCCTGACTTAGCTCCTGTTTCAACTCCTGTTCCATCACCTGA GTTTATAACCACTGAAGGACACATACACGATACAGAGCTCTCATCACCAGATACTCCAAAAGAGAGTCCCATTGTACAACTGGttcaagaggaagaagaggaggcaaGTCCATCTACAGTGACCCTTCTGGGTAGTGGTGAACAGGAGGATGAATCATCACCCTGGTTTGAGTCAGAGACACAAATATTTTGCAGTGAATTGACCACAATTTGTTGTATTTCTAGTTTTTCAGAATACGTATATAAATGGTGTTCAGTTAGAGTTGCTCTTTATCGGCAACGTAGCAGAACTGCTGTGGGTAAAGGAAAAGATCGTCTTGTGTTGGCTCAACCACCATTACTGCTTCCTGCTGAATCAGTGGATGTTTTAGTATTGCAACCTCCGAGTGGAGATTTGGacagtaagagaaaggaaaaggatgcTGAAACTATCGATCTAGGTGACTTAAGTAGTATGAACCAAGGTGATTTGATTAATCACAGTGCAGATGCAATTGAACTTGAACCAAGCCATCCTCAAactctttctcagtctcttaTCTTAGATGTTACTCCAGAAATCCATTCATTATCTAAAATAGAAGTGTCTGAGCCTATTAAATATGAAACAGGACCTACACCATCTCAAGTGATCCCTCAAGAGAGTTCTGTTGAAGTTGataatgagacagaaaaaaagtctGAGAGTTTTACTTCTATAGAGAAGCCACCTGTGATCTATGAAACAAATAAACTTAATGAAGTAATGGATAATACTGTAAAAGAAGATATGAACTCCTTGCACATCATCACAAAGCTATCTGAAACAATAGTGCCACCTGTAAACACAGCTACTATGCCAGACAGTGAAGATGGGGAAGCCAAACTGAACATAGCTGACACACCAAAGCAAATTTTGACTCCTATTATGGATTCTTCTTCATTACCTGAAGTAAGAGAGGAAGAACAGTCTCCAGAAGATGCCCTATTAAGAGGGCTACAGAGGACAGCTACAGACTTTTATGCTGAATTACAAAATTCTACAGATCTAGGATACAGTAATGGAAATCTTGTACATGGATCAAACCAAAAGGAGTCAGTATTTATGAGACTTAATAATCGTATAAAAGCCTTAGAAGTAAACATGTCTCTCAGTGGTCGCTATCTGGAGGAACTTAGTCAAAG GTACCgaaaacaaatggaagaaatGCAAAAGGCTTTCAATAAAACAATAGTAAAGCTTCAGAATACTTCAAGAATAGCAGAGGAGCAG GATCAGCGGCAAACAGAAGCCATTCAGTTACTACAGGCACAATTGACCAACATGACACAGCTTGTTTCAAACTTATCAACAACAGTGGCAGAATTAAAACGCGAG GTTTCAGATCGACAAAGCTATCTTGTCATATCTTTGGTTCTCTGTGTTGTCTTGGGACTGATGCTTTGTATGCAGCGCTGTCGAAACAATTCTCAATTTGATGGAGATTATATTTCAAAACTTCCTAAAAGTAATCAATATCCAAGCCCAAAAAG gTGTTTCTCTTCCTATGATGatatgaatttgaaaagaagaacTTCATTCCCACTCATCAGATCCAAGTCTTTACAGTTAACTGGCAAAGAAG taGACCCAAATGATTTGTACATCGTAGAACCCCTCAAGTTCTCTCCagaaaaaaag AAGAAACGCTGCAAgtacaaaactgaaaaaattgaAACCATAAAGCCAGCAGATCCATTGCACCCAGTAGCCAATGGAGACCTAAAAGGAAGGAAGCCCTTTATGAACCAGAGAGATTTTTCTAATATGGGAGAAGTTTATCATTCTTCCTATAAGGGTCCTCCGTCTGAAGGAAGCTCGGAAACATCATCACAGTCAGAAGAATCTTACTTTTGTGGCATTTCAGCTTGCACAAGTCTGTGCAATGGACAGTcccaaaagacaaaaactgaGAAGAGGGCTTTAAAACGAAGGCGATCTAAAGTCCAAGACCAAGGAAAATTGATAAAAACTCTAATACAGACTAAGTCAGGATCATTGCCGAGCCTGCATGACATaatcaaaggaaacaaagagatcACCGTGGGAACATTTGGTGTCACAGCGGTCTCGggacatatataa